Within Serratia odorifera, the genomic segment GCAACTGCCTGTTCAGGTCCGTAAAATGAGGTTCAAAGCGCAGGCCAAACCAGTGCAGGATCGCAAAGTTGGCTTTGTTGATGCTGTGCATGTCGCCGGTGATGGCCGTGGGTTTCACCTCTGAGGTGTTGCGGTACCAGATATCAAATACATGGTGGGCTTCATAGTCGTTTGTGCCAATCAGATAACCGTTGATCGGGATGTGGTTACACAGCAGCGTGTAGGCCACCATGCCTTTACCGCGGCCGAAGTATTTACGCGAATGTCGGGCCTTTACTGTCGGCCGCTCAACGCCAAACTTCTGCCCGTCAACGGCACCATAAAGCGTTTCCGGATCAAACGAATAGTGCGGGAAAATCGGCAGTGCCTCTATGGCATCGGTGATGCAGTCATTGGCCGTGACCAGTGACGCCAGGCGGAGGTACTGTTCGTACGTGGTTTCCAGCACATGGAACGGAATATCGCTGGTTCGTGCCATGACATGATTACCGTGATTCATCGCCTGGGCAACGATGACTGCCATCAGGCTGTCTGCATCGGCATTCTTTTTGGCATAGCGGGGCTGCAGTGGCTTCATGGCATGAAGAAACCGGCACTGCCCGTTAACAAACCGGAAGACGTCGGTCACATCGCAGAATGGCAACTGCTCATAAAATCGCTTCTCCTGCGCCTTATGACGGCTGACCACGGATTTATGCCAGGTCAGTTTCTGCGTTTCTTTATCGTATGCCAGATGTTTCAGCTTCCCCTGCTTTAGCTCGCGGTTGAAGGCTTTCCACTGCCGGTGCAGTTCGGACTCCAGCGCCTTTAGCTGCGATTTAACCGGCTTTTGCAAAAACGGGATATTCATTTCAGCCAGGACAGCGGCCTGTTCCCCTTCCGGTACCAGTTCATCAGAAAGATGGCGGTGGCGGAGACTGTCATTGAGGTGGAATTCACCCGACTGAAAACGCTTTCTTATCTGGCGGTAGAGCCAGAACTCATAGCGCCCGGCGTTCAGGCCTGTGGGCTCGCCATCCTCGCCGAATTCCAGCAGATATGGGCGCAGCCGCTCCGGTAATGTACCTGGCGGGCATTCCGCCAGTGACCGCTGTGAAAGCGTCTGCTTTTTGCTGAACACCATCCTGAGCCAGCTCAGCGCTTCAGCCCACGGGCTGTCGTGGACCACGCTGGTGAGGTCGAGTGACAAAAATAATGGCCGTAGGTGACGCCGGATTAATGCCGTCATACCGTCCACGGCCTGCCATTGCAGCGCCAGCTTACTGATGGGTTTTACACTCATACGCTGTGCGGTGGTTTTCAGTGCCTCCCGCGGCATGATTTTCCAGGCCCGCCGGCGGACTTCGCCAAAGGTGGTGGGATCAGGAACGCTGTCGTCAACATAAAGCGACAGCAGTCGCCCTATTTTAGACGTTTCACGCCGGTGTTTTTCCTGGACGTCAGCCAGAAGCTGTTTGGCCACGCTGCGGCTCTCGTTCTCGAGCTGTTTCATATGGAAAAACATTGCATCCACCAGGTTATCGCTGAATTGGCGGTAACGAACCCATGCATAGCACAGCAGGTAAAGGCGGGTCTGATCGGGCTTCAGTTCACGGAGATCATAAACGGTATAGAAATTTGCCAGACTGGCGTAGTAAAGCAGATTTTGCTGAGAAATATTCAGTGCTGGCAGGATGTCGCAGGCTTTACGGTGCAATGGCTCCAGTATGGCCCGTTTTTCCCGTTCCTGGACCATCTGGCGCCAGCCGAAATCACGTGCATCCTGCCTGAGGATCGCCAGCCGGGAAAGGGTATCATCACGTTCAATCAGTTTTTTCAGACCATCGATGGTGGCGTCATCAAGCCGCTCCATCAGGATACACCCCAGCCGCTGCCTTTCATCAGAAAGCGTCCTGCTTACCAGCTCCTGGAGTGTGGTATAGCCGGGTCGGATGATTTTGTGCTCGTTGAGCCAGATGATCAACTCAGTGGCGACAAAGCCGGGAGTGACATCGCGGTGAACAATGTGGGCGGCCTGTTGTTCAAGCGGTGAAGACAGTGCCGATGACCACGGGCGGTAACCGTACAGCGCGCAGATTTTTTCCCGCTGAGCATAGCGTTCGTGCTTATAGGGCAGTTTGTCAGGCAGTGACTCCCCGGGGAAATAACGGCTCAGGACAAAGCTGCAGTCGTCCGGAACATCATCCCACCCGAAGCGGAAAAACAGGTGCTTGGCTTTGAAGTAAGCGATCTGGATAATGCAATACATTTGAGCGTGAAGCCCCCGACGGCTGCAGGCCAGAGCCAGTTCAGATTCATCCAGCGCCAGAAACTCCAGTCGCTGAGCATCATCGAAATCCGGGAGAGCATACAGAGCTTCCTGCTCGGCACTGTTTAAAACCGCCAATCGTTCACTTTTGCCTGTCGCTTTGTCACGAGTTGTCATCCTGACCCCGAAAATAATGTCCGTAAGAGGATCGCTCAGCGGACGGTAAAAATTAATTTTGATACCCCAGTAAAAATCACTGCTGAAGTTGTCTCATATAACTGGTACGGTATCAATCTCTTTCACGGCCCCTTAAACGTACACATCTATGACAGAAATACGGATCGGTTATGCTCGGTGTTCCACCGACCGGCAGGATTTAAGCGCCCAGCAGGAAGCGCTGGTAAAACTCGGTGTTTCTCCAGACAGAATTTACATCGATAAAGGACTGACCGGCTCAAATCGCCAAAGGCCTGGTCTGGATCAGGCACTGGCCGCAGTACGCAGTGGCGATACGCTGGTCGTGCCGAAACTTGATCGCCTGGCCCGTTCGGTTCCTGATGCGCGTCAGATAGCCGACGCCCTGCAGGCCCGGGGAGTGAAGTTGGCGCTAGGGACCAGCCTCTATGATCCGGCAGACCCAATGGGGAAAATGTTCTTCAACGTGTTGGCCACGTTCGCTGAATTTGAAGGGGACCTGATACGTCTGCGTACCCGCGAAGGCATGGCCATTGCCCGCGCGAAAGGAAAGCTGCGGGGGAAACAGCCAAAACTCTCTGATAAACAACAAAAAGAGCTGTGCCGGATGCGCAAAACCGGCCAGTATTCGATAAGCGATTTGGCTGAGTTATTTACAGTATCAAGGCCAACCGTTTACCGAACCCTTTCCCGCCATAATAAGGATTAGTATGCGTATACCAGAAAACATTATTTTCTTGGCTCTGCAAAAAGGTGGGTGTATTAAAAGTTTTTACCGGCGATCGGCGCGAATCCCTCGTCAGGAAAAATCAGTGCTGGCCGATGGCTACGTACTGGAGTCATTAGATGATGGGGACGAAGTCATTCTGAGCCATGCCGATTTTTTGTCAGTGAAAACGAAGCTGGCAGAAACAGATACCTGGGAACAGGCAGTGGGGAGCATACTTTTCGGTGGCAGCACCTGGATGTTACGTTCCGATGTGGATGATTAATCAGCTAAATCTGCATACGGTTAATTTTGTCTACTTTGGTTTATACACAATGACAAAGTTTTGGCGGGTTCTCGCTTAGAACCCCTATATCCGGGGTATTTCCGCTTTGCGAAATGGATGGAACGTTTGGCACAGGGTATTGCTGATGGTGTTATTTAGGTTGCCAAAGATCACTAAAAAGATCAGGACGGAAATTTCGGCGGTTCCGGCGTAGAACCCCATGTCAATGAATAAACTTGTCCAGTCAGTGACAAGCCGTTAAACATCTGGATGATAAAATAGCTTTCAGCGCATCAAGTGCTCTGCCGCTTGACAACAATGTCAGTGTTTATTGCAATAATTCTGACGTCAATTATGGGGTAATGCTGTTATTTGATGTTTCGCTATAACTTTGAACAGCTATGGGTAACTAGACTGTGTCCCTTAATATCCTGAGCTATAGTAACTACCTGTTTCCCCGACACATTAAACTATGGCCCGCTACGATCTTCCCGATGAAGCATGGAGCATCATCCAGCCCTTACTGCCTGCTGAACCCACATCTCCACAGCCCGGACGACCGTGGGCTGAACATCGAAAAATCATCAACGGTATGTTCTGGGTGCTGTGTTCAGGTGCGCCATGGCGCGATTTACCTGAGCGATATGGCCCATGGAAAACGGTTTATAACCGCTTTAACCGGTGGTCGAAGTCGGGAGTGATTAACATTATTTTCAACAGGTTACTTTCTTCACTTGATGCGCATAGCCTCGTTGACTGGTCTGTCACAGCGCTGGATGGCAGCAATATACGGGCGCTCAAATGCGCTGCCGGTGCCCAAAAAAACATCCCGATATCGCTGGAGATAACGGCCTGGGTCGCTCTCGAGGTGGTTTTGGCACCAAAATCCATCTGGCGACAGATGGAAGCGGCCTCCCGTTGAACATTGTGTTAAGCCCGGGTCAGGCTCACGAAAGCCAGTTCGCATTACGTCTTCTGGACGGCATTGGTGTTCAGCGCCAGAACGGCAGCATGAAGCGTCGTGGTTATGCGGTGTTGGCTGACAAAGCGTACTCAGGTCATGCACTGCGTAACGAGCTGAAAAGAAAAGGTATAAAAGCAGTTATCCCGCGAAAATCCAATGAAAAACTGGCGTTGGACGGACATTCACAACTCGCTCGTGATATCTATCGTAATCGCAATGTTGTGGAGCGGTGTTTTGGTCGCCTGAAAGAATACCGTCGTATCGCCACACGTTACGACAAAACAGCGAGGAATTATTTGGCAATGGTGGAACTAGCTGCATCCGACTGTTTTACAAAAGATTATGCAATTAAGGGACACAGCCTAAATAGCTGCGCCTAATACCGCTCCACTTTTGCCAGGCCATGTTTTCCTCCGGGGAATGGGCTGGCGGTTTCCATAAAATGCCGTACCTTTTTCAGCAGTTGCCACATTGAACGGCATTGATGGTTGCGCGTTATCGTGTTGTGCAACGCCTGCCATAACCGCTCAACGTGATTCACCCACGGCGAGTAAACCGGCTGATAAATCACCCTGAACTTCGGGTTCTCCTTCAGCCAGCGCTGGGTTTCCCGGCTTTTGTGGATAATGTAGTTGTCCACGATCAGCGTGATGGTTTTCGCCCGCCGGTACGTCGCTTTAAGCCGCTTCAGCAGGCTGATGAACAGCGCCGAACTTTTGCTGTTGCCGCCCACGTAGCTGACTTTGCCCGTGCCGCAGTGCAGTGCTCCGGCCAGATAGTATTTTTCGTTCTGTCCCGGCGTCACCACGCGTTTTTGCTGCCCGCGTAGCTGCCAGTCCGCACCGATTTTGGGATTAAGATGGATATCCACCTCATCTTCATAAAATACCGGATGCTCTGCGCTGCATTCGTCCAGTGCTTTGTGGATTGCCGCCATCTTTTCATCCTTATGCGGGTCACGGATACGCAGAGTTGGCGCGGCCCTGCGCCATACCATCCCGGCCGATGGCAGCCAGCGGCGAAGGGTCCCGGCATGTAACTGACATCCGGTTATCTCATTGATTTTTATTGCCAGCAATTCGGTACTCCAGCGTGAACGCTGATAGCCAAAATCACCGGGAGTGTGTTTTATCAACTCACGTAATAACGTGCAGATATGCTCAAAAGGCCAGCGACGGGAACGCCCTGCGGGGAGTGATTTGAGGCCTTCAACACCTGACTGCGTGAACCAGTTAATCCAGCGTCCGACGGAGGAACGGGCACAGCAGAGCGTTCTGGCAACGTCGATGACGCGGTCACCCCGATGTAGCATCAGCATGGCAGTCAGCCTGCGGGCATAATTTTTATCGTGCGTTTTATGGATTGCTTTCTGCATCAGGCGTCGTTCGTCACGGGGAATAGGTGCTATGATCGGCATCGCTCAGTCCGGTTAGTGATTTGGGATATTCAGCGATTGATCAGATCGCACAATCCGGACTGAGTTCCCTCAAAGTGATCTACTATTCCGCGCAGCTATTTAGTTGACCACTACAGCCACTACAGCCTTAATGCGACAGAACCGCAATTCCATGCTATTAATGGATATCGCCTAAAACAATGCTTAAACGCCTTCGTTTATAAAGGATTTTATTATGCCTAAATATTATGAACACTCTGCACCAAAACGTCGTAAACTTGAACGCCAGTTAGATCTGGAAGATGCTCATGGTGAATTGATACTTAATACGAAAGAATATCAGCACAGTCGTAATGATAATTTTTTGAGTACCCCATCAACCAGTCAGGCACTTTTATCCTCTGAAAGAAATTTACTCGGTGGAGTGGGGGGAGCTTCAAGTGAGCCTCAAACAAGTAGAGATGTGATAAATAAAATAAATCAAAGATTCAAACACAGATCAAAAGTCATACAAAATGGAACTCGAAGAACAACAAGCGCTAAAGACAGACTCGCCACTCTTTACTTGCTGGCAAGTGGAAAAAATTATACGGAAATCCGTTTGATAACTGGATTGAGTTATCACAGCATCACTTGTTGGGATGAGTACAAAAAATTAAAAAGTGAAATATCTACTAACCCATCAAGGTTTATGCGTAAATATGAAAATGAGCATGGTAATCACGAAGCAGATACAGATACAGATACAGATACAGATACAGATAATATGGATCGATATATCAATGCAGTGTTGGAATTTAATAAAAAAACACTTGCTCAGCTTGATAGTGAATTTAACTGGTCGCATTATAATTTAGATCAAAATCGAAGAACCATCTATTTGAGAGAGCAACAGGCCATTATAAGCCTGAGGGTTCGTGGCATGACCATGAAAGAAATTGTAAATATCACACACATTTCAAGAGGGAGCATTTTAAAATGGCACATAAATATACTCTATCAAGAGTCGCCTTATCGATTTGGTTTAAAAAAAACAACTTCAGTTAATGAAAGTGATGTGGAGCGTTTAAATCTCAATGAGATTAAGAAGTTATTTAAATGGCCGCTTGGTGACATAAAAAGCAACAGAAGGAGTACATCACACATTGAAAGACGGATTATTATCAGGTTAATTTCAAGTGGAATGAAACTTAAAGATGCAAAAGAAATAGTCGGAATTACTTCAGGCAGTATTTGTGAATGGAGTGAGTATAAAGATGGATATAAGAAAAATAAAAACACATATCCACCGCTATGTAATGTAACTGATTTTTGTGATGAGGAAAAAAGCGTTAACATAGAGTGGGAAGATAACATTGTTAATAATTACACTTTAGAGGAACTTAAAGAGAAATACAATTGGCCAGAGGGAGAAAAAAACGGAAGTAAAAGAGTTTATTCGGCAGATGAAAAACAAGGGATTATTCGTCTTGCAGTCAGTAAGGGATGGTCAGTTAGAGACGTAAGTCGTGTTGCTGGTGTTTCCATGGGGGCTCTTTATGGATGGCCTGAATTTAAACAGCGTGATACTCACAAATCCAAGTATAAACCTATTCAAACTGAGGTAATTACAGACGTTGATCATGCATTGTCTGAACCTGCGTACATAAAAACACCAAAATCATCTACCTCTCTTCACACTATAAGTGAAAGTAAGGTTAATCAAGAGTTGTCTGGAGTTACTGATACGCAGGAAAATATTTCCTCTCTAGATATAAGTGGAAGTAATTTTAATAAAGTGGCTGGTACACAGGGGGGAGATATCCATCCGGCTATTAATAAGTTAATTATAGTAGTGCTGGATGTGTTAGAAAAGATGGCTAAAGATGCAGCAAAAGAGCTCCCGGATAAAACAAGAAAAAATCAAACAACGGCTATGGGATTGAGTTATGACGGAAAATTATACCTCGCATCCAGCACAAAGCATCTTTCGCTAAAACAACAAGCATGGGCAAAGCGTTATAGAGTAAAAATAAAAAGTGGCCTACCTGACGAAAGAGACTCAGGATATCATGCAGAGGAAAGATTGATTATCTACGAACCACCGATGAGATTTATTAATCCCGACCGACTAATTTGTATCGATTGCGAAAAAGCAATGAAAAGAAATGGTGTGCGTTTTAGTGTGGAAGGAACAAAATCAAAATCAAAAAAAAGAATCGTTGGTATAGATCTGAGCACTGACAACTATGCTTCAAAATTAAAATCAAATTCAGGAATAAATAATGGTGGGCATTTTAAACTTTTAGCGCCTATTGACAGCCCCTTGAATGTTCTCAGAAATAAGGTTATTTTTAATGTTTCTTATTTGGGAAGTTTACAGGAACTTAGCAATGATGAACGTTTGAAAGGGTGGGATAGAGTTTTTAACTGGTTGAAAAAACATTCATTTGACCAAGAAAACCTTGAAGATGTTATGTCCGTATTGGCAGAAAATGGGTTTATAATTCCAACTGAAATGTATGTGGCAGTTCTGCTAAGGTTCAGACAGCTTCATGTTATGGAATCCTCCTTAAAACCTGACTAAGGTGTTTTGTGGTACTGTTACAAATAGTTGATGGTGATAAACTTATCTGTATTAGGCTGTGTCCCTTAATTGCATAATCTTTTGTAAAACAGTCGGACACAGCCTAGGTGGAGGGATTGAATCTCCCCACCTAGTTATAAAATGCCGTCTGCATGCACGACCTTTGCGGGTAGATGTATCACACACTTTTCATGGGTAAATTTATGCGTCTCATATAACTTACGGTGTTGTTATCAATAATGACTATGTTGTTTAAACATCAAAAAGGAGATTTGTATGTTCAACAATAACGAAACGCTGGTCGCAGCGATTATGGCCAATAAAACGGCATGGAGCGCATTGTTGGGGGCGCTTATTGCCCAGGGCACGGTTGATCCTCTACTGGTGCAACAGCATTTGAAAACCTGTCAGCGGGAATTCCACCAACGAGATTTGGCCGTGATTGCGGAGGCGCTTGATATGCATGTAAAAGCCCTCGAAGCATGGATACAGACATCGTTTAATGCGTGAATAGCGTGAAGCTCGGTATATTCACGCCTCCCTGTGTCACGATGATGCAAAAAATAAGGGCAAGGCATTTCGTTACCATGGTCCGGAGCAAGCCAAACCCGAATGACGGACAACTTATTACGACGAATTGACCCGAACCTTGATTCAGTTAATGTGTTGAGGTAAAGGAAATACACAGGGTGATACCCGCGCCTCAATAACCCGGTCTGGCGGAGTACATGCCTGTGTGGCCGGTTGGATGATAACCCTCACATGCGTCGAAAAATCCACGCCCGTCAGGTTGAGCGTCTGAGGGGGATATCCCCAGGCCTCATATTTATGACTGCAACAGCATGCCGTATGAAACCCTGTTATACACTGATGTTAACCAACCCTGCTCTGGAGCCCTATAAATGAAAATGAATTCCGCATTGTTAATGACTTTGCTTTTCATAATGCATTCTGCCCATGCCGCTCAGGAATGCACGTCGTTGACGAGAGAGATTAATAACGAAAATATGAACCACTACAAGGCGCTGGTACAAAAATCACTGTCTCAGAAAGTCTCTCTGGACAAAATCGACATCACCCAGATTTTAAGTGAGGGTAGAGTCCAGGGACGTGGTGTAAATTCGGAAGGATGGTGAGAGCCATCGGCTTATCCGGTAAGGTAATAGTTTGCAAAGACAATTATCTTAAAAGGAGTCAACCGATGGCTGACCACAGCATGACATTCAGCAACACCCTGGCGCAACTTGGCGGCGAGGATTTTTTACGTGAGCTCACCGAGTTTATGCTCAACCGCATCATGGAAGCTGACGTCACTGCGCGCATCAACGCAGAGCCCCATGAGCGCAGTGATGAGCGCGAGACCTACCGCAACGGCTACCGTGACCGTCAGTACAACACCCGCCTCGGCACGCTGGACCTGCGTATCCCGAAGCTGCGGGAAGGCACCTACTTCCCGCCCTTCCTCGAGGCCCGCAGGCTCTCGGAGAAGGCGCTTAACGCGGTTATCCAGGAAGCATGGATAAACGGCGTCTCGACCCGCAAGGTTGACGCCCTGGTCCAGTCGATGGGGATGACCGGTATCTCCCGCAGCCAGGTGTCATCCATCTGCCGCGGCATCGATGAGCGCGTACAGGCGTTCCTGCAGCGGCCGCTGGAAGGGGAATGGCCCTACTTGTGGCTGGATGCGACCTACGTGAAGGTGCGCAAGAACGGCCGGGTGGTCAACGTGGCGGTAATAATCGCCTGCGCGGTCAGCTCGGACGGTCGCCGGGAGATTATCGGGATGGGCATCGGTGAATCAGAAGCCAAGGCGTTCTGGCTGGCCTTCCTGCTGAGCCTGAAGGAGCGCGGTCTGGAAGGTGTGAAGCTGGTTATCTCCGACTCGCACAGCGGCCTTAAGGCGGCGATACGACAGGTGTTCTGTGCAAGCTGGCAGCGCTGTCGGGTCCACTTCATGCGCAACGTGCTGGGGCGCGTCAGCAGGGCCAGCCAGTCGGTGGTCCGCGCCGCTCTGCAGCAGGTATTCGTACAGACCGAGGAGAAAAGCGCCCACGCCACCTGGCGCGAGGTTGCGGCCCAGCTGGAAAAGAGCTTCCCGGCGGTCACGGAGATGATGGACGAAGCGGAAGCGGACGTGCTGGCGTACTTCGGCTTCCCGAAGGCGCACCGTGTGAAAATCCACTCGACCAACACGCTGGAGCGCCTGAACAAAGAGGTGAAGCGGCGTGCCGACGTGGTGGGCATCTTCCCCAACGAAGAGAGCATCATGCGGCTGCTGGGAGCGGTCCTGACGGAGCAGAACGAAGAATGGCTGCTGCAGAACCGCTACCTGCCGCAACACAGTATGGCGGAGATAGAGTCGGCCGCTGAAGACGACGTTATCGAGGCGCTGCCAATCAGCGCATAACAGGCCCATTACCGGACCGGAAGGCTGTAACTGAATTTACACCACCTTGACGGACTCGACCCCGTGAACGACCTTGCAAGGTGCCAACAGGGCGATGGAGCGTCTTTACAGGGAGCTCCAGGGGTTTCAGCGCCTTTTCGGGAAAAAACATTCTGTCTTACCCAAGAGGGCGCGCGGGCGTCAGGCGCAATTGAACAAATTGGCGCACAGCCTTTCCAGCCTGGGGGACGTCACCAAGGCCTCGATAGTTGCCGCCATTAATTGTCAAAACAAACGCTGGGCCGGGGTGATTAAAAAAGTCCATGGCAGCAATTGGCAGAAGGTCAGGCGTTGCCAGTGGGAGGGGGGGCCTCACTGCCGGCTCTCCCGGTTGTACGCCGTGGCGTATTCTGATGGTGAAGCTGCCGAGTTTGCCACGGCAATCAGGTTTGGCATCTTGTTCAACGGGATCAAACAACATCAGAAGGTGTTGTTAGGCCAGGCGATTGTGCTGTTGCAGCATCTGAACAGGGAGCAAGCCGCCTTAGCCCGCCCCCCCGGTGAGTCCTCGGGCCGTGCCC encodes:
- a CDS encoding Tn3 family transposase, which gives rise to MTTRDKATGKSERLAVLNSAEQEALYALPDFDDAQRLEFLALDESELALACSRRGLHAQMYCIIQIAYFKAKHLFFRFGWDDVPDDCSFVLSRYFPGESLPDKLPYKHERYAQREKICALYGYRPWSSALSSPLEQQAAHIVHRDVTPGFVATELIIWLNEHKIIRPGYTTLQELVSRTLSDERQRLGCILMERLDDATIDGLKKLIERDDTLSRLAILRQDARDFGWRQMVQEREKRAILEPLHRKACDILPALNISQQNLLYYASLANFYTVYDLRELKPDQTRLYLLCYAWVRYRQFSDNLVDAMFFHMKQLENESRSVAKQLLADVQEKHRRETSKIGRLLSLYVDDSVPDPTTFGEVRRRAWKIMPREALKTTAQRMSVKPISKLALQWQAVDGMTALIRRHLRPLFLSLDLTSVVHDSPWAEALSWLRMVFSKKQTLSQRSLAECPPGTLPERLRPYLLEFGEDGEPTGLNAGRYEFWLYRQIRKRFQSGEFHLNDSLRHRHLSDELVPEGEQAAVLAEMNIPFLQKPVKSQLKALESELHRQWKAFNRELKQGKLKHLAYDKETQKLTWHKSVVSRHKAQEKRFYEQLPFCDVTDVFRFVNGQCRFLHAMKPLQPRYAKKNADADSLMAVIVAQAMNHGNHVMARTSDIPFHVLETTYEQYLRLASLVTANDCITDAIEALPIFPHYSFDPETLYGAVDGQKFGVERPTVKARHSRKYFGRGKGMVAYTLLCNHIPINGYLIGTNDYEAHHVFDIWYRNTSEVKPTAITGDMHSINKANFAILHWFGLRFEPHFTDLNRQLQELYCIRDPSAYKKCLIQPAGQIDRDLIIREKSNLDRIVATLGLKEMTQGTLVRKLCTYTTTNPTRQALFEYDRLVRSIYTLKYLRDPQLERNIRRSQNRIESYHQLRAAVAKVGGKKELTGKNDIETDISNQCGRLISNAIVYYNSAILSRLLERLEAEGNAKGIEALTRISPVAWQHILLNGHYTFQNSNEIIDLDALVAGLKLG
- a CDS encoding transposase, which translates into the protein MPKYYEHSAPKRRKLERQLDLEDAHGELILNTKEYQHSRNDNFLSTPSTSQALLSSERNLLGGVGGASSEPQTSRDVINKINQRFKHRSKVIQNGTRRTTSAKDRLATLYLLASGKNYTEIRLITGLSYHSITCWDEYKKLKSEISTNPSRFMRKYENEHGNHEADTDTDTDTDTDNMDRYINAVLEFNKKTLAQLDSEFNWSHYNLDQNRRTIYLREQQAIISLRVRGMTMKEIVNITHISRGSILKWHINILYQESPYRFGLKKTTSVNESDVERLNLNEIKKLFKWPLGDIKSNRRSTSHIERRIIIRLISSGMKLKDAKEIVGITSGSICEWSEYKDGYKKNKNTYPPLCNVTDFCDEEKSVNIEWEDNIVNNYTLEELKEKYNWPEGEKNGSKRVYSADEKQGIIRLAVSKGWSVRDVSRVAGVSMGALYGWPEFKQRDTHKSKYKPIQTEVITDVDHALSEPAYIKTPKSSTSLHTISESKVNQELSGVTDTQENISSLDISGSNFNKVAGTQGGDIHPAINKLIIVVLDVLEKMAKDAAKELPDKTRKNQTTAMGLSYDGKLYLASSTKHLSLKQQAWAKRYRVKIKSGLPDERDSGYHAEERLIIYEPPMRFINPDRLICIDCEKAMKRNGVRFSVEGTKSKSKKRIVGIDLSTDNYASKLKSNSGINNGGHFKLLAPIDSPLNVLRNKVIFNVSYLGSLQELSNDERLKGWDRVFNWLKKHSFDQENLEDVMSVLAENGFIIPTEMYVAVLLRFRQLHVMESSLKPD
- a CDS encoding IS256 family transposase; its protein translation is MADHSMTFSNTLAQLGGEDFLRELTEFMLNRIMEADVTARINAEPHERSDERETYRNGYRDRQYNTRLGTLDLRIPKLREGTYFPPFLEARRLSEKALNAVIQEAWINGVSTRKVDALVQSMGMTGISRSQVSSICRGIDERVQAFLQRPLEGEWPYLWLDATYVKVRKNGRVVNVAVIIACAVSSDGRREIIGMGIGESEAKAFWLAFLLSLKERGLEGVKLVISDSHSGLKAAIRQVFCASWQRCRVHFMRNVLGRVSRASQSVVRAALQQVFVQTEEKSAHATWREVAAQLEKSFPAVTEMMDEAEADVLAYFGFPKAHRVKIHSTNTLERLNKEVKRRADVVGIFPNEESIMRLLGAVLTEQNEEWLLQNRYLPQHSMAEIESAAEDDVIEALPISA
- a CDS encoding IS630 family transposase; this encodes MPIIAPIPRDERRLMQKAIHKTHDKNYARRLTAMLMLHRGDRVIDVARTLCCARSSVGRWINWFTQSGVEGLKSLPAGRSRRWPFEHICTLLRELIKHTPGDFGYQRSRWSTELLAIKINEITGCQLHAGTLRRWLPSAGMVWRRAAPTLRIRDPHKDEKMAAIHKALDECSAEHPVFYEDEVDIHLNPKIGADWQLRGQQKRVVTPGQNEKYYLAGALHCGTGKVSYVGGNSKSSALFISLLKRLKATYRRAKTITLIVDNYIIHKSRETQRWLKENPKFRVIYQPVYSPWVNHVERLWQALHNTITRNHQCRSMWQLLKKVRHFMETASPFPGGKHGLAKVERY
- a CDS encoding recombinase family protein, which translates into the protein MTEIRIGYARCSTDRQDLSAQQEALVKLGVSPDRIYIDKGLTGSNRQRPGLDQALAAVRSGDTLVVPKLDRLARSVPDARQIADALQARGVKLALGTSLYDPADPMGKMFFNVLATFAEFEGDLIRLRTREGMAIARAKGKLRGKQPKLSDKQQKELCRMRKTGQYSISDLAELFTVSRPTVYRTLSRHNKD